A genomic window from Lotus japonicus ecotype B-129 chromosome 1, LjGifu_v1.2 includes:
- the LOC130736696 gene encoding uncharacterized protein LOC130736696 has translation MQYAGASDPLYCRCFPMSLGKGPMNWFQNLPSNSLHDWNRVVSCFLSQYSSVRSIPKTAQTLAFVKQKEKESLKAFLNRFNKEAGDITGLLPDTRLVLATAALAPGPFLTSLVGKPANTLEEFLARAEKFINMEDAAALRAASQTLAIKGPQKMKEHKDQPSTRESRRKGQDERKPKRKKYDSYTPLNSSLSRILREKASTDLRDRPPPLLTRGDKLDSKRFCEFHDSPGHNTDECLNLKDKVEELIRAGRLSRYVAMSSGALPRPRSPPPRRTPTPPRHRARTPPKRRSADRQDRRPPRRRSPERRGRSRERRRSPDRHDRDEVRRHHGSNLVSVGSIAGGWAAGGPTNNSRKRCTCVIMSAAGRPRPGSLHPPRQKVAITFTEDDYSEDTGEEDDPIVIEALIGNGKIRRTLIDTGSSADIMFYDAYKSLGLSVKDLLPYDHDLIGFTGDRVLPFGYFDTCLSLGDHRICRTIKARFLVVECPTAHNAILGRPSLNTFRAIISTHHLMLKYPWAGRAVPVRVNLEMARSCYNSSCRLAREERKRKKSKAHDQHDNFHVQHTSFMTDLDPRVD, from the coding sequence ATGCAGTATGCCGGGGCCAGCGACCCCTTGTACTGCCGGTGCTTCCCCATGAGCCTCGGAAAAGGACCCATGAACTGGTTTCAGAACTTACCGAGCAACTCCCTGCACGACTGGAACAGGGTTGTGTCCTGCTTTTTATCCCAGTACTCCTCGGTCCGCAGTATACCTAAGACCGCGCAAACCTTGGCTTTTGTTAAGCAGAAAGAGAAGGAGTCTCTGAAGGCTTTTCTCAATCGGTTCAACAAAGAGGCTGGTGACATCACCGGGCTCCTCCCCGACACCAGGTTGGTCTTGGCTACCGCAGCTCTCGCTCCAGGTCCTTTCCTAACCTCGCTGGTTGGCAAACCGGCCAACACTCTAGAGGAATTTCTAGCCCGGGCAGAGAAATTCATAAACATGGAAGACGCTGCGGCCCTAAGAGCCGCGAGTCAGACACTCGCGATCAAAGGACCGCAGAAGATGAAAGAGCATAAAGATCAGCCTTCGACCCGGGAGTCCCGACGGAAGGGTCAGGACGAACGGAAGCCGAAGCGGAAGAAGTATGATAGTTATACcccactgaactcctccctctcGCGTATCCTGAGAGAGAAGGCCTCCACCGACCTCAGGGACCGCCCCCCTCCACTTCTGACGAGAGGGGACAAGCTGGATTCTAAGAGATTCTGTGAATTCCACGACAGCCCGGGCCACAACACGGACGAGTGCCTGAACCTCAAGGACAAGGTGGAGGAACTGATCAGAGCAGGCAGGTTGTCCAGGTATGTAGCTATGTCGTCGGGTGCCCTCCCGCGCCCGCGCTCGCCACCCCCGAGGCGAACACCAACCCCTCCAAGGCACCGTGCCCGAACTCCTCCCAAGCGCCGATCGGCTGATCGTCAGGACAGGAGACCACCACGTCGCCGGAGCCCCGAGCGCCGCGGACGAAGCCGAGAACGTAGAAGAAGCCCCGACCGACACGACCGGGATGAAGTTCGAAGACATCATGGGAGCAACCTAGTCAGCGTTGGTTCAATAGCCGGAGGATGGGCCGCAGGCGGGCCCACTAATAATAGCCGGAAAAGGTGTACCTGCGTCATCATGTCCGCTGCCGGAAGGCCCCGCCCAGGGTCCCTCCACCCCCCAAGGCAGAAGGTGGCCATCACCTTCACGGAAGACGATTACAGCGAGGACACCGGCGAGGAAGATGATCCCATCGTCATTGAAGCCCTGATTGGCAATGGTAAGATTCGAAGGACGCTCATTGATACAGGTAGTTCCgctgacattatgttttatgaCGCTTATAAAAGCTTAGGGCTATCGGTGAAGGACCTGCTTCCCTACGACCATGATTTGATCGGGTTCACGGGGGACAGAGTCCTACCCTTTGGATATTTTGATACTTGCCTTTCCCTGGGAGATCATAGGATTTGTAGGACAATAAAAGCTCGCTTTCTAGTGGTTGAATGTCCAACGGCGCACAACGCCATCCTTGGCAGGCCAAGCCTCAACACCTTCAGAGCGATCATATCCACCCACCACCTGATGCTTAAGTACCCCTGGGCGGGAAGGGCAGTACCAGTACGCGTCAATCTCGAAATGGCAAGGAGCTGCTACAACTCCAGCTGCAGGCTGGctagagaagaaagaaagagaaagaagtcCAAAGCCCACGACCAGCACGACAACTTCCACGTTCAGCACACCAGTTTCATGACCGACCTCGACCCCCGAGTGGACTAG